In Ptychodera flava strain L36383 chromosome 21, AS_Pfla_20210202, whole genome shotgun sequence, a genomic segment contains:
- the LOC139122161 gene encoding activated RNA polymerase II transcriptional coactivator p15-like has protein sequence MATPILSPRLLEEGWRKCYSVKAELPYYFNVKTNASVWTMPTVSDQDERYADVPGRKSPDLPEPSQEVPLPHKAPSSQPSAAALVPPPSKPGTTSQAGERQLRFLLRDTETSARIVSVRMYKGNVYVGIREFFKKPDTGELIPTKKGINLNLDQWSRLKSIAQSIDEAAKTLMYN, from the coding sequence ATGGCAACTCCAATACTGTCACCAAGACTACTGGAAGAGGGATGGCGGAAGTGTTATTCAGTGAAGGCTGAACTGCCGTACTACTTCAACGTTAAGACTAATGCCAGTGTCTGGACAATGCCCACAGTCTCTGACCAAGATGAGAGGTATGCTGATGTTCCAGGAAGGAAGAGTCCTGATTTGCCAGAGCCTTCTCAGGAAGTGCCCCTGCCTCATAAGGCTCCGTCAAGTCAGCCATCAGCAGCTGCTTTGGTCCCTCCACCTTCCAAGCCTGGCACCACCAGTCAAGCAGGTGAGAGACAATTGAGATTTCTTCTGCGTGACACAGAGACGTCAGCTCGGATTGTGAGTGTGCGGATGTACAAGGGAAATGTGTACGTGGGGATACGTGAATTCTTCAAGAAACCCGACACTGGAGAACTGATACCGACAAAGAAGGGCATCAATTTGAATTTGGATCAGTGGAGTCGACTGAAAAGTATTGCGCAGAGTATCGATGAGGCTGCCAAGACACTGATGTACAATTGA